One genomic window of Prosthecobacter algae includes the following:
- the glmS gene encoding glutamine--fructose-6-phosphate transaminase (isomerizing) has product MCGIVGYIGKRQASPILLDGLRRLEYRGYDSAGIALLNGGDTVEIIKRAGRIDNLRQAVAEIAPQGCTGISHTRWATHGAPTDENAHPHRDQGGKLVLVHNGVIENYQTLRDQLLAQGDTFESQTDTEVLAHMVGRYFDASDETDGPTRLRTALKQALAKVKGTYGIAAMHAEVPGVIVGARLGSPLVVGLGDGEHYLASDVSAIVAHTRDVVYLNDHDIVSLTEGRYDVTSMDGGTAQVKVSRVEFTADDAEKGDFPHYMLKEIFEQPNSLRNAMRGRLSRDDGMAILGGLNMTPQELRGIDRIILSGCGTAFHAAMVGEYVIETLARVPTEVEIASEFRYRNVPADKNTLQFVLSQSGETIDTLAAMREARRKGIKCLGIVNSVGSTIARESDGGCYIHAGPEIGVAATKTFTSQVMIMTLLGMLFGRIHHLSTADGMEMIDEMEAIPDKIASILTQTDRIKAIAEKHANAEGMLFMGRQANYPVALEGALKMKEISYIYASGHPSAELKHGVIALVKPDMPSIFIAPDDAVFDKNVSNIEEVLARKGPVVCVTTEGRTELERLTDDVIYVPDCPSYLSPLLTVIPLQLLSYYTAVARGCDVDKPRNLAKSVTVE; this is encoded by the coding sequence ATGTGCGGAATTGTTGGCTACATCGGCAAGCGGCAGGCCAGCCCGATCCTTTTGGATGGGCTGCGCAGGCTGGAATATCGCGGCTATGACTCAGCGGGCATTGCCCTTCTGAACGGCGGTGACACGGTCGAAATCATCAAGCGGGCGGGCCGCATTGATAACCTGCGGCAGGCCGTGGCGGAGATCGCCCCTCAAGGCTGCACAGGCATTTCCCACACGCGCTGGGCCACCCACGGCGCTCCCACCGATGAAAACGCCCACCCGCATCGCGACCAGGGCGGCAAGCTGGTGCTCGTCCACAATGGCGTCATTGAAAACTACCAGACGCTGCGTGATCAATTGCTCGCGCAAGGTGATACTTTTGAGTCGCAGACCGATACCGAAGTCCTGGCTCACATGGTGGGTCGCTACTTTGATGCCAGCGATGAAACCGATGGTCCTACCCGCCTGCGCACCGCCCTGAAACAGGCCTTGGCCAAGGTGAAAGGTACCTACGGCATCGCGGCCATGCATGCCGAGGTTCCTGGCGTCATCGTCGGTGCCCGCCTGGGCAGCCCGCTTGTCGTCGGCCTGGGCGATGGAGAGCACTATCTCGCCAGCGATGTCTCCGCCATCGTCGCCCACACACGCGACGTGGTGTATCTGAATGACCACGACATCGTGAGCCTCACGGAAGGGCGTTATGACGTCACCTCCATGGATGGCGGCACCGCGCAGGTGAAAGTCAGCCGGGTGGAATTCACCGCCGATGACGCTGAAAAAGGCGACTTCCCGCACTACATGCTCAAGGAAATCTTCGAGCAGCCGAACTCCCTCCGCAACGCCATGCGCGGTCGCCTTTCCCGCGATGACGGCATGGCCATCCTGGGTGGGCTGAACATGACTCCGCAAGAGCTACGTGGCATTGACCGCATCATCCTCAGCGGCTGCGGCACAGCCTTCCATGCCGCGATGGTTGGGGAATACGTCATCGAGACCCTCGCTCGTGTGCCTACGGAGGTGGAAATCGCCAGCGAATTCCGCTACCGCAACGTGCCGGCGGACAAGAACACCCTGCAGTTCGTCCTCAGCCAGAGCGGCGAGACCATTGATACCCTGGCCGCTATGCGTGAAGCGCGGCGCAAAGGCATCAAGTGCCTGGGCATCGTCAACAGCGTGGGCAGCACCATCGCCCGTGAAAGCGACGGCGGCTGTTACATCCATGCTGGCCCTGAGATCGGTGTGGCGGCGACGAAGACCTTTACTTCTCAGGTGATGATCATGACCCTTCTCGGCATGCTTTTTGGCCGCATCCATCACCTCTCCACCGCCGATGGCATGGAGATGATCGACGAGATGGAAGCCATCCCGGACAAGATCGCCAGCATTCTCACCCAGACGGACCGCATCAAGGCCATCGCCGAGAAACACGCGAACGCCGAAGGGATGCTCTTCATGGGCCGGCAGGCAAACTACCCCGTCGCCCTCGAAGGCGCGCTGAAGATGAAGGAGATCAGCTACATCTACGCCAGCGGTCACCCGAGTGCCGAGCTGAAGCACGGTGTCATCGCCCTGGTGAAGCCAGACATGCCCTCCATCTTCATCGCTCCGGATGATGCCGTGTTCGATAAGAACGTCAGCAACATCGAAGAAGTGCTGGCCCGCAAAGGCCCGGTCGTCTGCGTCACCACCGAAGGCCGCACCGAGCTGGAGCGCCTCACCGACGATGTGATCTACGTCCCGGACTGCCCGTCCTACCTCAGCCCGCTGCTCACCGTGATCCCGCTGCAGTTGCTCTCCTACTACACCGCCGTCGCTCGCGGTTGCGACGTGGACAAGCCGCGCAATCTGGCGAAGAGCGTGACGGTGGAGTAA
- a CDS encoding iron-containing alcohol dehydrogenase, with translation MTFEFATATRILFGRGTAAQLPAQALAFGKKVLVVTGCDPQRHLPLLTQLETAGLQVTIFPIATEPTVDDARRGAASALSCGAEVVIGLGGGSAVDAGKAIAALARQPHDLLHYLEVVGKGLPLEGKPLPYIAVPTTAGTGAEVTRNAVLVSAEHGVKASLRHASMLPTLALVDPELARDCPPAVTAASGMDALTQCLEAYVSCKAQPLTDALCVDGMRRAVRSLEKAVAHGDDLEAREDLALAALYSGMALANAGLGAVHGFAAPIGGSFKAAHGAVCAALLPPVWAANWAVIQKGAHPAARARFETVARLLLKDEAATPDQATDYLQGLAQRLGIPSLGSHGITESHLDDIATQAAKASSMKGNPVPLTHDELLDILRAAL, from the coding sequence ATGACCTTCGAATTCGCCACCGCCACGCGGATCCTCTTTGGCCGGGGAACGGCTGCGCAATTGCCTGCACAGGCTCTCGCTTTCGGTAAAAAAGTCCTCGTCGTTACGGGATGCGATCCACAGCGCCATTTGCCGCTGCTCACGCAATTGGAGACGGCGGGGCTACAGGTCACCATTTTCCCCATCGCCACGGAGCCAACGGTAGACGATGCACGCCGTGGAGCTGCCAGCGCCCTGAGCTGCGGGGCGGAGGTGGTCATCGGCCTGGGCGGCGGCAGCGCGGTGGATGCTGGGAAAGCCATCGCGGCCCTGGCCCGGCAGCCGCATGATCTGCTGCATTATCTGGAGGTGGTGGGCAAGGGTCTGCCCCTGGAGGGAAAACCCCTGCCCTACATTGCGGTGCCGACGACCGCAGGCACGGGGGCCGAGGTCACCCGCAATGCCGTCCTCGTCAGTGCCGAGCATGGGGTGAAGGCCAGCCTGCGCCATGCCTCCATGCTGCCCACTTTGGCCCTGGTGGATCCTGAGTTGGCCCGCGATTGCCCGCCCGCTGTCACAGCCGCCAGTGGCATGGATGCCCTCACTCAATGCCTGGAGGCCTACGTCTCCTGCAAGGCCCAGCCGCTGACGGATGCCCTCTGTGTGGATGGCATGCGCCGGGCGGTGCGCTCCCTGGAAAAAGCCGTGGCCCATGGCGATGATCTGGAGGCGCGAGAGGACTTGGCGCTGGCCGCTCTTTACAGTGGCATGGCCTTGGCCAATGCGGGACTGGGGGCCGTTCACGGGTTTGCCGCGCCTATCGGTGGCAGTTTCAAGGCAGCCCATGGGGCGGTCTGTGCGGCCCTGCTGCCCCCGGTTTGGGCAGCGAACTGGGCGGTGATTCAAAAGGGGGCGCACCCTGCTGCACGTGCCCGGTTTGAAACCGTCGCTCGGCTACTCCTGAAGGATGAGGCCGCCACGCCTGACCAAGCGACCGACTATCTTCAGGGTTTGGCCCAGCGCCTCGGCATCCCCAGCCTGGGCAGCCATGGCATCACTGAAAGCCACCTGGACGACATCGCCACGCAGGCCGCCAAGGCCAGCAGCATGAAGGGCAATCCGGTGCCTCTGACGCATGACGAGCTCCTTGATATCCTCCGGGCTGCCTTATGA
- a CDS encoding helicase-related protein → MEQPLPGQRWVSDSEPELGLGVVMKAEFGRVEIFFPAAGGHRQYAIKTAPLRRVHFMAGDTIKTHDGKTLEVESVEDRKGMLFYIGTDREVSEAELSDTISFSKPEDRLMAGQIDELRNFDLRIEALKRRAAMRQSTVRGFCGGRVDLLPHQMYIANEVASRLVPRVLLADEVGLGKTIEASLILHRLHLTGRAERILILVPEPLVHQWFVELYRRFHLTFSIYDEDRCDVLETEEEGINPFLESQLILCSTSFLANSESRAAQAAEAGWDLLVVDEAHHLEWSAQEVSPSYSLVENLTSKIPGLLLLTATPQQLGPEGHFARLRLLDSNRYADLEQFLAESGHYEEVAKAMDRLASGKNLTAADEKLFVRKSPHLKEQLTALKKGAEDAREKLISSLLDEFGTGRVMFRNTRAALTGFPEREAKLVPLAGGDEPLEAKVKWLAKLLKELGEEKVLLICRTRKLAEQVHEKLLHEINVNAALFHEGLTLMQRDRQAAYFAEEDGARILLCSEIGSEGRNFQFAHHLVLFDLPEDPELLEQRIGRLDRIGQTTTIHIHVPYIKASGEEVLARWYHEGLNAFEKNLHGATEIVESLREELAPLLASMKAAPLKAFIKKSQEQRKLVTAKLEKGHDRLLELNSCKPERAEAVIEAIRAQDADTEFEEFFIRLVDHFGLHVEEHGNRSYVLMPAHLTTDKFPALPDEGLLASFDRTRALSRENMAFLTQDHPMVRGALDLLLGSESGNSSFGLWRSAGSEGLILETHFVVECIAPTALHVDRFLSAVPIRIVVDHTNKDRGDDAGYMHAKIEKGSPTRLLENAGIKRKIFPAMLGKSRKLAEAEMAKLIAEATVTMKAQLQAEVDRLEDLRQINDHVRPEEIEAAKTQMTALEEAIASARPRLDSLRLVLQST, encoded by the coding sequence ATGGAACAACCTCTCCCTGGACAACGCTGGGTCAGCGATAGCGAACCTGAACTCGGACTCGGTGTGGTGATGAAGGCCGAATTCGGCCGGGTGGAGATCTTTTTCCCGGCTGCAGGCGGGCATCGCCAGTACGCCATCAAGACCGCCCCTCTCCGCCGTGTACACTTCATGGCCGGTGACACCATCAAAACCCACGACGGCAAAACGCTGGAAGTGGAGTCCGTGGAAGACCGCAAGGGCATGCTCTTTTACATCGGCACCGACCGTGAAGTGAGCGAGGCCGAACTTTCTGATACCATCAGCTTTAGCAAGCCTGAGGATCGTCTCATGGCTGGGCAGATCGACGAGCTGCGAAATTTCGACCTGCGCATCGAGGCCCTGAAACGCCGGGCGGCCATGCGCCAGTCCACCGTTCGCGGTTTCTGCGGGGGCCGTGTGGACCTGTTGCCGCACCAGATGTACATCGCCAATGAAGTGGCCAGCCGTTTGGTGCCACGCGTGCTGCTGGCAGATGAAGTGGGCCTGGGCAAGACGATCGAGGCCAGCCTCATCCTGCATCGCCTGCATCTTACAGGACGGGCCGAGCGCATCCTCATCCTGGTGCCTGAGCCGCTGGTGCATCAGTGGTTTGTCGAGCTCTACCGTCGCTTCCACCTGACCTTTTCCATTTACGACGAAGATCGCTGCGACGTGCTGGAGACCGAGGAAGAAGGCATCAACCCCTTCCTGGAAAGCCAGCTCATCCTTTGCAGTACCAGCTTCTTGGCCAATTCCGAAAGCCGGGCCGCTCAGGCCGCCGAGGCGGGCTGGGACCTGCTGGTGGTGGATGAAGCGCATCACCTGGAATGGAGTGCGCAGGAGGTCAGCCCTTCCTACTCGCTGGTGGAAAATCTCACCTCGAAGATCCCTGGACTCCTGCTCCTCACCGCGACGCCGCAGCAGCTCGGACCTGAAGGGCACTTCGCCCGCCTGCGTTTGCTCGACTCAAATCGTTATGCGGACCTGGAGCAGTTCCTCGCCGAGTCCGGTCACTACGAAGAAGTGGCCAAGGCCATGGATCGTCTGGCCTCGGGCAAAAACCTCACGGCAGCGGATGAAAAACTTTTTGTTAGGAAGTCGCCGCACCTGAAAGAGCAACTCACCGCCCTAAAAAAAGGCGCTGAAGATGCCCGCGAAAAACTGATCTCTTCCCTGCTCGATGAATTCGGCACGGGCCGCGTCATGTTCCGCAACACCCGCGCCGCTCTCACCGGTTTCCCTGAGCGTGAGGCCAAACTGGTGCCGCTGGCAGGTGGGGACGAGCCTTTGGAAGCCAAGGTCAAATGGCTGGCCAAGCTGCTGAAGGAACTGGGCGAAGAAAAAGTCCTGCTGATCTGCCGCACACGCAAGTTGGCCGAGCAGGTGCATGAAAAGCTGCTGCATGAGATCAACGTCAATGCCGCCCTCTTCCATGAAGGTCTCACGCTGATGCAGCGCGACCGCCAGGCCGCCTACTTTGCCGAGGAAGATGGGGCCCGCATCCTGCTGTGCTCGGAGATCGGCAGTGAGGGGCGCAACTTCCAGTTCGCGCATCACCTTGTGCTTTTTGACCTGCCGGAAGATCCAGAATTGCTGGAGCAGCGCATCGGCCGTCTGGACCGCATCGGACAGACCACGACCATCCACATTCACGTGCCTTACATCAAGGCCAGTGGGGAGGAAGTGCTGGCCCGCTGGTATCATGAGGGGCTGAACGCCTTCGAGAAAAACCTGCATGGCGCGACGGAGATCGTCGAGTCCCTGCGCGAAGAACTGGCCCCGCTGCTGGCCTCCATGAAGGCGGCTCCGCTGAAGGCCTTCATCAAAAAATCCCAGGAACAGCGCAAGCTGGTGACCGCGAAACTGGAAAAAGGTCATGACCGCCTGCTGGAGCTGAACTCCTGCAAACCGGAGCGTGCCGAGGCCGTTATCGAAGCCATTCGCGCCCAAGATGCGGACACTGAGTTTGAAGAGTTCTTCATCCGTCTTGTGGACCACTTCGGTCTGCATGTGGAGGAGCATGGCAACCGCAGCTACGTGCTGATGCCGGCCCACCTCACCACCGACAAATTTCCTGCCCTGCCGGATGAAGGTCTCCTGGCCAGCTTTGACCGCACCCGCGCTCTGTCCCGTGAAAACATGGCCTTCCTCACCCAGGATCACCCCATGGTCCGTGGTGCGTTGGATCTTTTGTTAGGCAGTGAAAGTGGCAACAGCAGCTTCGGCCTCTGGCGCAGCGCTGGTAGCGAAGGCCTGATTTTGGAGACTCATTTCGTCGTCGAATGCATCGCCCCCACGGCTCTGCATGTGGACCGTTTTCTGTCTGCCGTGCCCATCCGCATCGTGGTGGATCATACCAACAAAGACCGGGGTGACGACGCGGGCTACATGCACGCGAAGATCGAAAAAGGCAGCCCCACGCGCCTGCTGGAAAACGCCGGCATCAAACGCAAAATCTTCCCTGCCATGCTGGGCAAGTCCCGCAAGCTGGCCGAAGCCGAAATGGCCAAGCTCATTGCCGAGGCGACCGTGACGATGAAGGCTCAACTCCAGGCGGAAGTCGATCGCCTGGAAGACCTGCGCCAGATCAACGACCACGTGCGTCCTGAGGAAATCGAAGCCGCAAAGACCCAGATGACCGCCCTGGAGGAAGCCATCGCCTCCGCCCGCCCCCGTCTGGATTCGCTTCGGCTGGTGCTGCAGAGTACGTGA
- the metG gene encoding methionine--tRNA ligase has product MKPYYITTAIDYTNAPPHIGHAYEKVLADVMARFQRQNGREVYFLTGVDQHGQKVQKSAEKAGLSPQDFVDGVTQHFTALWDKLNVRYDGWAATTDPVHKRVVQAMLQKLHDCGQLYKQGYTGFYSLRQEQFLTDKERGPDGKFGEEWGEVQELEEENWYFRLSEHVEWLKGYIKSHPDFIFPAHRANDVLNALEGTPQDLCISRPIERLSWGIPLPFDERFVNYVWFDALTNYISFAGYMADECGNQGLPDFSTLWPSEAHVIGKDILVPAHAVYWPIMLHALGFSDEQIPRLIVHGWWNVKGSKMSKSLGNVIDPNVLAGTFTPDGLRYYLMRDISTGYDSDFSDERIIMSYNKELAGGLGNLLNRSINMAQKYRNGVLSPGSYDDAENAALRQVVEQATPEYVKQMEGWVMDDGIAAAWKIVSAANAYVDSTKPFSLAKDPANAARLDSVLYHLAEAWVHVSVLLNPIMPDAMAAARAQIGWQMPEGFQFSDLKWGMLKEGHQLGTPVPLFPRLDTPAAE; this is encoded by the coding sequence GTGAAGCCTTACTACATCACCACCGCCATTGATTACACCAACGCACCGCCGCACATCGGCCATGCTTATGAAAAGGTGCTGGCGGATGTCATGGCCCGCTTTCAGCGGCAAAACGGCCGCGAGGTGTATTTCCTCACCGGGGTGGACCAGCACGGCCAGAAGGTGCAAAAGAGCGCCGAAAAAGCCGGACTTTCCCCTCAGGATTTCGTGGATGGAGTTACTCAGCATTTCACGGCCCTCTGGGACAAACTGAACGTGCGCTATGACGGCTGGGCCGCCACCACGGATCCCGTACACAAGCGTGTGGTGCAGGCCATGCTACAAAAGCTGCACGACTGCGGCCAACTCTACAAACAAGGTTATACCGGTTTTTACAGCCTGCGTCAGGAGCAGTTCCTGACCGACAAGGAACGCGGCCCCGATGGCAAATTCGGCGAGGAGTGGGGCGAAGTGCAGGAGCTGGAAGAGGAGAACTGGTACTTCCGCCTCAGTGAGCACGTGGAGTGGCTGAAAGGCTACATCAAGAGCCATCCAGATTTCATCTTCCCTGCGCACCGCGCCAACGATGTGCTGAACGCCCTGGAGGGCACTCCGCAGGATCTCTGCATCAGCCGCCCCATCGAGCGCCTGAGCTGGGGTATCCCCCTGCCCTTCGACGAGCGTTTTGTGAACTACGTCTGGTTCGATGCCCTGACCAACTACATCAGCTTCGCCGGTTACATGGCGGACGAGTGTGGCAACCAGGGCCTGCCGGATTTCAGCACGCTGTGGCCTTCGGAAGCCCACGTCATCGGCAAGGACATCCTGGTTCCGGCTCACGCCGTTTACTGGCCGATCATGCTGCACGCCCTCGGTTTCAGCGATGAGCAGATCCCGCGCCTCATCGTCCACGGCTGGTGGAATGTGAAGGGATCCAAGATGAGCAAGAGCCTGGGCAATGTCATTGACCCGAATGTGCTCGCGGGCACCTTCACGCCGGATGGTCTGCGCTACTACCTGATGCGCGACATCTCCACCGGCTATGACAGCGACTTCAGCGATGAGCGCATCATCATGTCGTACAACAAGGAGCTCGCCGGCGGCCTGGGCAACTTGCTGAACCGCAGCATCAACATGGCGCAGAAATACCGCAACGGCGTGCTGTCCCCAGGCAGCTATGACGATGCGGAGAATGCCGCGCTGCGCCAAGTGGTGGAGCAGGCCACACCGGAATACGTCAAGCAGATGGAAGGCTGGGTCATGGACGACGGCATCGCCGCCGCATGGAAGATCGTCTCCGCCGCGAATGCGTATGTGGACAGCACCAAGCCCTTCTCCCTGGCCAAGGATCCCGCGAATGCGGCCCGCCTGGACAGTGTGCTGTATCATTTGGCTGAGGCCTGGGTGCATGTGAGCGTCCTGCTGAACCCCATCATGCCCGATGCCATGGCTGCTGCCCGCGCCCAGATCGGCTGGCAGATGCCGGAAGGCTTCCAGTTCAGCGACCTGAAGTGGGGCATGCTGAAGGAGGGTCACCAGCTCGGCACGCCTGTGCCGCTCTTCCCACGCCTGGATACCCCCGCGGCTGAGTAA
- a CDS encoding AEC family transporter — MLDFASILTVVLPVYLTMATGAAARKLRILPQEADAGLMRLAITILTPCLILERVVGNEAVMKPGPVIVAASLGFGLVVLGLAISYFVAPLIGLKLHEGRRTFAVSCGLQNYGFVAIPIVTALFPEKGTLGVMFTFTLGVELACWTACVGLLTGLDKAPWKLALNPPVITILLALLLNFSGLHGYIPEVVHLTLGMMGACAVPLAVMIIGASIADIWGQERMRWSIAVMAPVLRLAIIPLAFLAAAMYLPLELQLKRILIVQGAMPSAVFSIMIARHYGGHAPTAVQCVLATTIVSLATAPILIAWALKLLNL; from the coding sequence ATGCTCGACTTTGCCAGCATCCTCACCGTCGTTCTGCCCGTGTACCTCACGATGGCCACGGGCGCGGCGGCGAGAAAGCTGCGCATCCTTCCTCAAGAAGCGGATGCCGGGCTGATGCGGCTTGCCATCACCATCCTCACGCCGTGCCTCATCCTGGAACGGGTGGTGGGGAATGAGGCGGTGATGAAACCCGGCCCGGTCATCGTGGCCGCCAGCCTGGGTTTTGGCCTTGTCGTATTGGGCCTCGCGATTTCTTATTTTGTCGCCCCCCTCATCGGCTTGAAGCTGCATGAGGGCCGCCGCACCTTTGCGGTGTCCTGCGGTCTACAGAACTATGGTTTTGTGGCCATCCCCATCGTCACCGCCCTGTTTCCTGAGAAGGGCACGCTGGGCGTTATGTTTACCTTTACGTTAGGCGTGGAACTGGCCTGCTGGACCGCCTGTGTTGGCCTGCTCACCGGTCTGGACAAGGCCCCATGGAAACTGGCGCTGAACCCGCCCGTGATCACCATTTTGCTCGCGTTGCTGCTGAACTTCAGCGGCCTGCATGGTTACATTCCAGAGGTGGTGCATCTCACCCTAGGCATGATGGGGGCCTGTGCCGTGCCACTGGCGGTCATGATCATTGGGGCCTCCATTGCGGACATCTGGGGGCAGGAGCGCATGCGCTGGTCCATCGCCGTCATGGCCCCAGTGCTTAGGCTGGCGATCATCCCCCTGGCCTTCCTTGCGGCTGCCATGTACCTGCCGCTGGAGCTTCAGCTCAAACGCATCCTCATCGTTCAGGGGGCCATGCCCAGTGCGGTGTTCAGCATCATGATCGCCCGCCACTACGGCGGCCACGCGCCCACCGCCGTACAGTGCGTGCTGGCCACCACCATTGTCAGCTTGGCCACCGCCCCGATCCTCATTGCCTGGGCGCTGAAACTGCTGAACCTCTGA